A single region of the Candidatus Zixiibacteriota bacterium genome encodes:
- the rfbX gene encoding oligosaccharide flippase family protein encodes MDKTDARGTSAKTTGAGVSAEKPLFPPSEKKRVLENILSLGLLQGANYILPLVSFPYLARVLGAEKFGLIMFAQSLIAYFNAVTEYGFNLSATREIAISRADKERVSRVFSEVIFAKLALMISSFFLLLILLFTFEKFGEYKLLYLLTFGAILGQAIMPNWLFQGMEQMKFISALNISARAIFLVLIFLIIKKPDDFIIVPLLNALGMLTAGIVGLVLAKVRFGLSLNMPSLKGMLDKLRSGWSLFVSTVAITLYRNSNVFLLGLVASYNIVGYYAIAEKIVKAVQSMITPVTQSLFPFIGRKFTALTIMESVKTLLRLSRYYFLIMLTLSVAIVLFQPVIARVFLPGSIESFKYDIIIMSVAIVFGGLSALLGLVGLINLERQRDFTLFVVVVGLVNLPVCLTLSYYLQDIGSSLSLLISELLLFTLCSARLRKIYIQEKAHPTNKSVTVSDSILDEFAV; translated from the coding sequence ATGGATAAGACCGACGCCAGAGGAACCTCAGCCAAAACTACAGGGGCGGGAGTATCAGCGGAGAAGCCGTTATTTCCACCGAGCGAAAAGAAACGGGTTCTGGAGAATATTCTGTCTCTGGGGCTTCTTCAGGGGGCCAATTACATACTGCCGCTGGTGAGCTTTCCCTACCTGGCGAGAGTCCTTGGGGCGGAAAAATTCGGGCTGATAATGTTTGCGCAATCGTTGATAGCCTATTTCAATGCCGTTACTGAATATGGATTCAATCTCTCGGCGACCCGTGAAATCGCCATATCACGGGCCGACAAAGAGAGAGTCTCCCGCGTATTCTCCGAGGTCATTTTTGCGAAATTGGCTCTGATGATATCATCGTTTTTTCTTCTGCTTATACTGCTGTTCACATTCGAAAAATTCGGCGAGTATAAGCTGCTTTACTTATTGACATTTGGCGCGATTCTGGGGCAGGCAATAATGCCGAACTGGCTTTTCCAGGGAATGGAGCAGATGAAGTTTATATCGGCTCTGAATATTTCAGCGCGCGCCATTTTTTTAGTCCTGATCTTTCTGATCATTAAGAAGCCGGATGACTTCATCATAGTACCGTTGTTAAACGCGCTCGGAATGTTGACGGCAGGTATAGTTGGTTTGGTTCTGGCAAAGGTCCGCTTTGGCCTGAGCTTAAATATGCCCAGTCTTAAGGGCATGTTAGACAAGTTGAGAAGCGGCTGGAGCCTTTTTGTATCTACAGTGGCTATAACTCTTTATCGCAACTCGAATGTCTTCCTTCTTGGCCTTGTTGCCTCCTACAACATAGTCGGGTATTACGCCATTGCGGAAAAGATTGTGAAGGCAGTGCAATCGATGATTACCCCGGTGACGCAGTCGCTCTTTCCGTTCATCGGTCGCAAATTCACCGCCTTGACGATAATGGAATCTGTGAAGACACTCCTCCGGCTATCGCGCTACTATTTTCTTATTATGCTTACTCTATCTGTAGCTATTGTATTATTTCAGCCGGTCATCGCCAGAGTCTTTCTGCCAGGCAGCATAGAGAGTTTCAAGTATGATATCATTATCATGAGCGTTGCCATTGTTTTCGGAGGTCTGTCCGCTCTCTTGGGCTTGGTGGGATTGATAAATCTTGAGCGACAGAGAGATTTCACTCTCTTCGTTGTGGTGGTCGGGTTGGTCAATCTGCCGGTATGCTTGACACTTTCGTACTACTTACAAGATATAGGAAGCTCGCTGTCGCTGTTGATATCGGAACTGTTGCTCTTTACTTTGTGCTCAGCCAGATTGAGAAAAATCTATATCCAAGAAAAAGCCCATCCTACCAACAAATCAGTGACAGTTTCTGATTCAATCCTGGATGAGTTCGCAGTTTGA
- a CDS encoding glycosyltransferase, which produces MSSQFEYIPKSVGVTVVTVTYGKRWDYLKSVLQAVAAEDAISRIIVVDNGAEHDFVAEARRLTGLKLVTVSLGHNRGSAIGFKAGLKLALEFKDAEYIWLLDDDNRPEPGALKELLRYFLPLERNQKKDSLLTLSLRIDRKQYRRVAQGEPIARWFPQSNSFLGFHIFWLPFWRIIDILKRTPERDNRPFLPFLEVPVAPWGGMFFHKSLIEKHGYPETDFFLYGDDTEFALRFRHAGGKIFLIPSSQLTDLEESWHSRKRVAPVMFLKNYAEAPSFRIYYGVRNSTYLWNKYFRKNRFLFGINRYIFLMMLKFYLSWRGEKERYLLIKNAVADGDRGNLGERAGF; this is translated from the coding sequence ATGAGTTCGCAGTTTGAATATATTCCCAAGTCTGTCGGGGTAACGGTGGTGACTGTTACTTACGGCAAGCGATGGGACTATCTGAAATCAGTCCTGCAGGCGGTCGCGGCCGAGGATGCAATCTCAAGGATAATCGTGGTGGATAACGGGGCGGAACATGACTTTGTGGCCGAAGCAAGGAGGTTAACGGGGTTAAAACTTGTCACGGTCAGTCTGGGGCATAATCGCGGCTCGGCGATAGGGTTTAAGGCCGGCTTAAAACTGGCCCTGGAATTCAAAGACGCGGAATATATCTGGCTTCTGGATGATGACAATCGTCCGGAGCCGGGCGCGCTGAAAGAGCTGCTCAGATACTTCCTGCCGCTTGAAAGAAATCAAAAGAAAGATTCGCTCCTAACCCTTTCACTGCGAATCGACAGAAAGCAGTACCGCCGGGTAGCGCAGGGGGAACCGATTGCCCGCTGGTTTCCACAATCAAATAGCTTTCTGGGATTTCATATCTTCTGGCTGCCGTTCTGGAGAATTATCGATATTCTAAAACGCACGCCGGAGAGGGACAACCGCCCCTTTCTTCCGTTCCTTGAGGTTCCGGTGGCTCCATGGGGCGGAATGTTTTTCCATAAGTCGCTGATTGAGAAACATGGGTATCCTGAGACCGATTTCTTTCTCTACGGTGATGACACTGAATTTGCCCTCCGTTTTCGTCATGCCGGAGGAAAGATTTTTCTGATTCCCTCCAGTCAGCTGACCGACCTCGAGGAATCGTGGCATTCCCGAAAAAGAGTCGCGCCGGTGATGTTTTTAAAAAATTATGCTGAGGCGCCATCGTTTAGAATCTATTACGGTGTCAGAAACAGCACCTATTTGTGGAACAAATATTTCCGGAAAAACAGATTCCTATTTGGAATAAACAGATACATTTTCTTGATGATGCTGAAATTCTATTTGTCCTGGCGGGGCGAGAAAGAGCGGTATTTGCTAATCAAGAATGCAGTTGCCGATGGTGATAGAGGGAACCTGGGTGAACGGGCAGGATTTTGA
- a CDS encoding glycosyltransferase family 4 protein yields MKILLVNNHYYPHIKGGAEISVQLLAESLQNLGEQVTVITTAEENESGVINDVKVRYLRAPNLYWVSTAKEQPLYKKPLWHLIDVYNLFVLKKIEQIIAEERPDIVHTHNLAGLSVSVWKGALNKSIPVVHTLRDHHLLCRKSSMFRKGQNCRRQCLTCRIYSLPKKLLSGKLQGVVGVSQYILDRHLSSGYFEDVSIKRVIRNAVPEVATAESRMNDDGIFRLGLVGSLCEGKGTEYALQRFAAMNLEKAHLLVFGRGVTRESEEYLKSKYSSEKIHFLGFMEQEKIYRMIDVTLFPSLWNEALPRTIIESFNYGIPVIATDRGPARELIAEGVTGYLYDPDREGELEGRIQLIIQDKKITSSFKLACIKEAEKYRSSVIARDYLNIYRQVVR; encoded by the coding sequence TTGAAGATATTACTGGTAAATAATCACTATTATCCTCATATAAAAGGAGGGGCGGAGATTTCGGTACAGCTACTTGCCGAAAGCCTGCAAAACCTGGGGGAGCAAGTAACGGTCATAACTACGGCCGAGGAAAATGAGTCAGGGGTAATCAACGATGTTAAAGTCCGGTACTTGAGAGCGCCCAATCTGTACTGGGTCAGCACCGCCAAAGAGCAACCCCTGTACAAAAAGCCACTGTGGCATCTTATAGATGTTTATAACTTATTCGTTCTGAAAAAAATTGAGCAGATTATCGCTGAGGAGCGTCCCGATATAGTGCATACCCATAATCTGGCCGGACTCTCGGTATCGGTCTGGAAGGGAGCTCTGAATAAGTCTATCCCGGTCGTGCATACCCTTCGCGACCATCATCTTCTCTGCCGCAAGTCGAGTATGTTTCGCAAGGGACAAAACTGCCGCCGGCAGTGCCTGACCTGTCGAATATATTCATTGCCGAAAAAACTACTTTCCGGCAAATTGCAGGGTGTGGTTGGTGTGAGCCAGTATATTCTTGATAGGCATTTAAGTAGCGGATATTTTGAGGATGTCTCCATTAAACGGGTAATTAGAAACGCGGTGCCGGAAGTCGCGACGGCAGAGTCGCGCATGAATGACGACGGCATTTTCAGACTCGGATTAGTCGGAAGTCTGTGCGAAGGCAAAGGGACAGAGTATGCGCTGCAGAGATTTGCCGCGATGAATCTCGAAAAGGCGCATCTCCTGGTATTTGGTCGCGGTGTGACCAGAGAATCTGAAGAGTATTTGAAGTCCAAGTACAGTTCCGAAAAAATTCACTTTCTTGGATTTATGGAACAGGAAAAAATTTACCGGATGATTGATGTAACCTTGTTCCCTTCCCTTTGGAATGAGGCGCTGCCGCGCACGATAATTGAGTCTTTCAATTATGGCATTCCGGTTATAGCGACCGACCGGGGACCTGCCAGGGAACTAATTGCTGAAGGAGTCACCGGATATCTGTACGACCCGGACAGAGAAGGGGAATTGGAGGGGAGAATACAGCTGATA